The following proteins are encoded in a genomic region of Alphaproteobacteria bacterium:
- a CDS encoding aromatic amino acid transport family protein encodes MQRQIGSIFIVAGTAIGAGMLALPLVLGQFGLPLTILIMFGIWSIMYYVSLVVVELNLQEGHGLTLIQLGKRFSGPVAQSIALICLKVLTFSLLAAYIDGGASIIQKLLLTFTDTQYDIQLIIIFFASVLILLFLFTTRWIDYVNRLLFLALIVSFCLLIIGLLTKIDLVKLPISPIELNFDAWRIALPVVFTSFGYQMVIHSLTTYCKNDKVQLKRVFLWGSLIPTFVYILWTICVLGVLYVEDPIVFQQILMGKAAIGDVILSLSHISNATSIHLFSTITSLLAIFTSIIGVGLGLKDSWKIILIKKIKHPATHSFTSVLITFVPSLLVVLFVQNAFIKALSFGGMISAILAVLLPLYLLRKAKAKNEHYHYPILQYKSLQFIALSVGVIVIICEILNLLQ; translated from the coding sequence ATGCAACGTCAAATTGGCTCTATTTTTATTGTAGCAGGCACAGCAATTGGTGCTGGTATGCTCGCTTTACCACTTGTTCTTGGTCAATTCGGGTTACCCCTCACGATCTTAATCATGTTTGGTATATGGTCTATTATGTATTATGTATCTCTTGTCGTTGTTGAATTAAACTTGCAAGAGGGGCATGGACTGACCTTAATCCAATTGGGCAAAAGATTTTCAGGTCCTGTGGCACAATCCATTGCGCTTATTTGCTTAAAAGTTCTGACATTTTCATTATTAGCTGCTTACATTGATGGTGGTGCATCCATCATTCAAAAATTGTTGTTGACGTTTACTGACACTCAATATGATATTCAATTAATTATTATTTTCTTTGCGTCAGTCCTTATCTTATTGTTTTTATTTACAACAAGATGGATTGATTACGTAAATAGACTTTTATTTTTAGCTTTGATCGTATCTTTTTGTTTGCTCATTATAGGGCTTTTAACAAAAATTGATTTAGTTAAACTCCCTATTTCACCAATTGAGCTCAATTTTGATGCATGGCGCATTGCATTACCAGTTGTATTTACCTCTTTTGGGTATCAAATGGTCATCCATTCATTAACAACTTATTGTAAAAATGATAAAGTCCAATTAAAACGCGTCTTTTTGTGGGGAAGTCTTATTCCTACTTTTGTTTATATATTGTGGACCATTTGCGTTTTAGGTGTTTTATATGTTGAAGATCCTATTGTTTTCCAACAAATTCTCATGGGGAAGGCCGCTATCGGCGACGTTATTCTTTCATTGAGTCATATTTCAAATGCAACTTCGATTCATTTATTTTCAACCATTACATCATTACTTGCAATTTTCACATCTATTATTGGTGTTGGATTGGGTTTGAAGGATTCTTGGAAAATTATTCTTATAAAAAAAATAAAACATCCTGCAACACATTCTTTTACCTCGGTGCTTATTACTTTTGTGCCGTCTTTATTGGTTGTTTTATTCGTCCAAAATGCTTTTATTAAAGCGCTTAGTTTTGGAGGCATGATATCGGCTATTCTTGCAGTTCTTTTGCCATTGTATTTATTACGCAAAGCAAAAGCAAAAAATGAACATTATCATTACCCGATTCTACAATATAAATCATTGCAATTCATTGCGTTGAGTGTTGGTGTTATTGTTATTATATGCGAAATATTAAATCTTTTGCAATAA
- a CDS encoding P-II family nitrogen regulator: MKKIEAIIKPFKLDDVKDALHEVDIQGMTITEVKGFGRQKGQTELYKGAEYVIDFLPKIKIELVVREDQVEQIINVIQQAAFTGKIGDGKIFVLSVEDVLRIRTKERGLDAV; this comes from the coding sequence ATGAAAAAAATTGAAGCAATCATTAAACCTTTTAAATTAGATGATGTAAAAGACGCGTTACATGAAGTAGATATTCAAGGGATGACGATTACCGAAGTCAAAGGTTTTGGTCGTCAAAAAGGCCAAACGGAGCTTTATAAAGGTGCTGAATATGTCATTGATTTTTTGCCTAAAATAAAAATTGAATTGGTCGTTCGGGAAGATCAAGTTGAACAAATTATAAATGTTATTCAACAAGCTGCCTTCACAGGCAAAATTGGAGACGGCAAAATATTTGTATTATCTGTCGAGGATGTATTAAGAATAAGAACAAAAGAACGTGGATTAGATGCAGTTTAA
- a CDS encoding D-alanyl-D-alanine carboxypeptidase family protein has product MIIRIITTLFILSLTPNVFASQFASIAIDAESGKIKHAMNSDKAHSPASLTKMMTIYLLFEALEKGKYSLSSLLSVSKHASIQPPTKIHVKPGDKITVQHAIEALATKSANDVAVVIAEALAENEGAFAQKMTQKAKSLGMTNTKFYNASGLPHPYQKTTARDIATLGLALMHHFPKYYTFFATKFFNYKGRSYPNHNKLLFSYKGCTGLKTGYTRASGFNLAASAFRDNKNVIAVVLGEKSPGARNLKMTRILNACFNENNNNQSAPAKFMLASQKLDEPINQDKSSSCVQMNLNKKPQTLLKPQNLMKDIKKLTPLTMQKTPLSNNITLQVGAYKTPQAARRAGEKAIKANKGILFAKNVFISPYTVNGKKLYRAQIKNVPQSKSGKICKGIKNQKLPCIEVAI; this is encoded by the coding sequence ATGATCATCAGAATTATAACAACACTTTTTATTCTTTCTCTTACACCAAATGTTTTTGCATCTCAATTTGCCTCCATTGCCATTGATGCTGAGTCAGGTAAAATTAAACATGCAATGAATTCAGATAAGGCCCATTCTCCAGCATCGCTTACAAAAATGATGACTATATATCTTCTTTTTGAAGCACTTGAAAAAGGAAAATATAGTCTATCATCCTTATTATCTGTTTCAAAACATGCTTCTATTCAACCACCTACAAAAATTCATGTTAAGCCCGGTGACAAGATTACTGTTCAGCATGCAATTGAAGCATTAGCCACAAAATCAGCCAATGATGTGGCTGTTGTTATTGCAGAAGCCTTGGCAGAAAATGAAGGCGCTTTTGCGCAAAAAATGACTCAAAAAGCAAAATCCCTCGGCATGACAAATACAAAATTTTACAATGCATCAGGATTACCACATCCATATCAAAAAACAACTGCACGGGATATAGCAACACTTGGCCTCGCTTTAATGCATCATTTCCCAAAATATTATACTTTTTTTGCTACAAAGTTTTTTAATTATAAAGGGCGCTCCTACCCTAATCACAATAAGCTTCTTTTTTCCTATAAAGGATGTACGGGCCTTAAAACTGGCTATACGCGCGCTTCAGGCTTTAATCTTGCGGCTTCAGCTTTTCGTGACAACAAAAATGTCATTGCAGTTGTATTAGGCGAAAAATCCCCGGGCGCACGTAATCTGAAAATGACTAGAATTTTAAACGCCTGCTTTAATGAAAACAATAACAATCAATCAGCGCCTGCTAAGTTTATGTTAGCGTCTCAAAAATTAGATGAACCTATAAACCAAGACAAATCATCTTCTTGTGTTCAAATGAATCTAAATAAAAAACCACAAACCCTTTTAAAACCACAGAATTTAATGAAAGATATAAAAAAACTTACGCCATTAACAATGCAGAAAACGCCACTATCTAATAATATTACACTTCAAGTCGGCGCATATAAGACACCTCAAGCTGCAAGACGCGCAGGCGAAAAGGCAATAAAAGCTAATAAAGGCATCTTATTTGCTAAAAATGTATTCATTTCGCCCTATACAGTGAATGGTAAAAAATTATATCGCGCTCAAATTAAAAATGTTCCCCAAAGTAAGTCAGGCAAAATTTGCAAAGGTATTAAAAACCAAAAGCTTCCTTGCATAGAAGTCGCAATATAA
- a CDS encoding transporter substrate-binding domain-containing protein: protein MIKIFTTFNLIPFIVSTCFAINCVTPEKEKLKLCSTADWPPYEFTDPATKKVVGSSVNIIKKIADKLNLDLETSSLPWERCLQMNQQGEIDGIFSVSKTPDREQYLIYPQNNIQNVSYVFATIRGSNIAWDESKNVSAIPQPIGAPQGYSVTKTLKEMKNIKVDDSAQSDEINLNKLLLGRVGSIILGPQALDLLLKEKKVSDKIQQLNPPFVDSKKYYIAISKKYKNDENKANELVQRIDAAIKDEPCP, encoded by the coding sequence ATGATTAAAATTTTTACAACTTTTAACCTTATACCTTTTATAGTCTCTACTTGCTTTGCTATAAATTGCGTGACCCCTGAAAAAGAAAAACTAAAACTATGTTCGACCGCCGATTGGCCACCTTACGAATTTACCGATCCAGCAACAAAAAAAGTTGTAGGTAGTTCTGTCAATATTATCAAAAAAATAGCTGACAAATTAAATCTTGATTTAGAAACCTCATCACTTCCTTGGGAAAGATGCCTTCAAATGAATCAACAAGGTGAAATCGATGGCATTTTTTCTGTTTCAAAAACACCTGATCGTGAACAATATTTAATTTATCCTCAAAACAACATCCAAAATGTTAGCTATGTTTTTGCAACGATCAGAGGCTCAAACATTGCTTGGGATGAGTCAAAAAATGTCAGTGCCATTCCACAACCAATAGGTGCACCTCAAGGGTATTCTGTAACAAAAACTTTAAAGGAAATGAAAAATATTAAAGTTGATGATTCAGCTCAAAGTGATGAGATCAATCTTAATAAATTACTTCTTGGTCGTGTAGGAAGCATTATTCTAGGACCACAAGCACTTGACCTACTTCTAAAAGAAAAGAAAGTTTCTGATAAAATTCAGCAACTTAATCCCCCTTTCGTTGATTCAAAAAAATATTATATTGCAATAAGTAAAAAATATAAAAATGATGAAAATAAAGCAAATGAACTGGTGCAAAGGATTGACGCAGCCATAAAAGATGAACCGTGTCCATAA
- a CDS encoding sulfite exporter TauE/SafE family protein, protein MNRVHKLSTNMLTFIGYGFPLAMGFILGLIGAGGSILTIPILVYFFDIKPIIATSYSLIIVGIAALVGAIRYWQHKQVNIHAAIIFAIPAMLTIFITRTYLVHYLPDPFLTIHNLTISNDLFIMLLFASLMILASIFMLKPHKIVLISATKTTHYKKIIRFINLIICSSGIGFLSGLIGTGGGFLIIPTLIGIFKLNVKEAIGTSLTIIAFNSLIGFSGDLIVGIDLNWTLIAVFLSFTLLGIWIGTSMGKGIKAENLKKSFGYFTLVIAIYVITKELYTLL, encoded by the coding sequence ATGAACCGTGTCCATAAACTATCAACCAACATGCTAACCTTTATTGGATATGGTTTTCCACTTGCAATGGGTTTTATTCTAGGGCTCATTGGCGCTGGTGGGTCTATCCTTACCATCCCAATCCTTGTCTATTTTTTTGATATAAAACCAATTATAGCAACAAGCTACTCACTGATAATCGTTGGTATTGCAGCCTTAGTTGGCGCCATTCGTTATTGGCAACATAAACAAGTAAACATTCACGCAGCCATTATATTTGCTATTCCTGCAATGTTAACGATCTTCATTACACGCACTTACTTAGTGCATTATCTTCCAGATCCATTTTTGACAATTCACAACCTAACAATCTCTAACGATTTATTTATTATGCTTCTTTTTGCAAGTTTGATGATTCTTGCTTCCATTTTTATGCTCAAACCACATAAAATAGTATTAATTTCTGCTACAAAAACAACGCATTATAAAAAAATAATTAGATTCATTAATTTAATTATTTGTAGTTCAGGCATAGGATTTTTAAGTGGTCTTATCGGTACTGGTGGAGGTTTCCTGATTATTCCTACACTTATTGGTATATTTAAACTAAACGTCAAAGAAGCAATTGGCACATCACTTACTATTATTGCGTTTAATTCACTTATTGGGTTCAGTGGAGACCTAATCGTAGGAATTGACCTAAATTGGACATTGATCGCAGTCTTTTTATCATTTACGCTTTTAGGTATCTGGATTGGCACTTCAATGGGCAAAGGCATAAAAGCTGAAAATCTCAAAAAATCATTCGGATATTTTACGTTAGTAATCGCAATTTATGTTATCACAAAAGAATTGTACACATTATTATAG
- a CDS encoding MBL fold metallo-hydrolase encodes MNIQAFFDKNTSTITYVVSDETTHKCAIIDPVLDYDPLLGKITTNSADILIEYIKSNALYVEWILETHIHADHLTAAHYLKVKLGGKIAIGANITEILKFWIPIFNTSQDTPLDGSQFDYLFKDNEHFSIGSLDVKIMYTPGHTPACISYLINDAIFVGDTIFMPHMGTGRTDFPGGSAEILYDSIQKILQLPPETRIFTCHDCPAEGTSALYESTVKEEKKSNILINDAITKEEYIEKRRKRDQSITVPRLLLPAIQVNMRAGYLGKAESNEMQYIKIPINKIGV; translated from the coding sequence ATGAATATTCAAGCCTTTTTTGATAAAAACACATCAACTATTACCTATGTTGTTAGTGATGAAACAACGCATAAATGCGCTATTATTGATCCCGTCTTAGATTACGATCCTCTGCTTGGTAAAATCACAACAAATTCTGCAGACATATTAATAGAGTATATAAAATCCAATGCATTATACGTTGAATGGATTCTTGAAACACATATCCATGCTGATCATCTAACAGCTGCACATTACTTAAAAGTAAAACTTGGTGGTAAAATTGCGATTGGCGCAAACATTACAGAAATTCTTAAATTTTGGATCCCTATTTTTAATACATCCCAAGATACACCTTTAGATGGTTCACAATTCGATTATTTATTTAAGGATAATGAGCATTTTTCAATTGGGTCTTTAGACGTAAAAATTATGTATACGCCCGGTCATACCCCCGCTTGTATAAGTTATCTTATTAATGATGCTATCTTCGTGGGCGACACGATTTTCATGCCACATATGGGCACAGGTCGCACTGATTTTCCTGGAGGCAGTGCTGAAATACTTTATGATTCAATTCAGAAAATACTACAATTACCGCCAGAAACCAGAATTTTTACGTGCCACGATTGTCCTGCTGAAGGTACTTCGGCATTGTATGAAAGCACTGTAAAAGAAGAGAAAAAATCAAATATATTGATTAACGACGCCATCACTAAAGAAGAATATATTGAAAAACGTCGCAAACGCGACCAAAGCATCACTGTACCACGTTTATTATTACCAGCGATTCAAGTCAATATGCGCGCCGGATATCTAGGTAAAGCTGAAAGTAATGAAATGCAATATATAAAAATTCCGATTAATAAGATTGGGGTTTGA
- a CDS encoding type II toxin-antitoxin system YoeB family toxin, protein MLRKFLFISIVSCLFFKPIHVFAADYDEDDTEIMMNGENPFADTRFCGFEKFKEWFSLKDNQRKKIDEKNEKKFKNVLALYLNYKFKNEPTFDEALRLSVEGSQNACPKSMELLGTLKVEQGDNASEEEKQKYYNDAFSWYVISFWMQIIKKVKLNQIIKIPTTIVSKLENLVKKSCFCKKRILCFEYIKNFEEKNLGSVLFSLESISSAFFDTRFFSVAYYIGTSFLHAFPCDRKLTIFTINLLNWKLYLSDKRLKSKSEELINLLAALFYKNKFLHESAYCWRNPIEQNHISLLAKLILNGLRNSDQKGIKFKEIDRNKIGSRLFWSVKSYNNNDNNKFMVSSIQNGDIKFDSNGKNITEKNKYIILSDLYRELNTPESLHEIGMCILKDKLLYLNNKLILPDEKYESAANFFRKSLSHSMSSCILGLLIQNGLVKKDLNGLEFLEEQRYEIAADLFRQSTSIPQSLFSLGHLIERGEIKKDLYNQDISDGQQYVIAADLFRQSRSESMSLFYLGYLIEDGKVDQDLDNNNIPEGKRNEIAASLYRKSKTSSALNRLACLIFCKKTSEDLDGNLIISDSQRNEIALKLFLDSDSGDAYYNLAIVKLLSPSGESLEVKKEALTFLMKAALEGIENAASYYEILKNEIEEEQNTFGISDQSVSEIKKEDSILDNMSENERLQNEEINLANNDSVDDTYEVNSDCDIVKSSNVIENADVKEKIALSTDESSEELSILKRKELKALKKKQREQKKKDLGNKFKKLLRGKLSEQEKTSFISKQKMNIGNKDIKVTFDKNAQKEWIALDVFKRDKVSELIADIKIGGKRGKPEQLVNSDAFSRRITGKHRLIYQIENNDNIKILSCQGHYDD, encoded by the coding sequence GTGTTGAGAAAATTTCTTTTTATTTCAATTGTTTCTTGTCTTTTTTTTAAACCCATTCATGTTTTTGCAGCTGATTATGATGAAGATGATACAGAGATAATGATGAATGGTGAAAATCCATTTGCCGATACTAGATTTTGTGGTTTTGAAAAATTCAAAGAATGGTTCAGTCTTAAAGATAACCAGCGAAAAAAAATTGACGAAAAAAACGAAAAAAAATTTAAAAATGTTTTAGCATTATATTTGAATTATAAATTTAAAAATGAGCCAACTTTTGATGAAGCTTTGAGGCTTTCTGTAGAGGGATCTCAAAATGCATGTCCCAAATCGATGGAGTTATTAGGTACATTAAAAGTAGAACAAGGTGATAATGCGTCTGAAGAAGAAAAGCAAAAATATTATAACGATGCTTTTTCATGGTATGTTATTTCATTTTGGATGCAAATAATAAAAAAAGTTAAATTAAATCAGATAATAAAAATACCGACAACAATTGTTTCAAAATTAGAAAACCTTGTTAAAAAGTCATGTTTTTGTAAAAAACGTATTCTTTGTTTTGAATATATAAAAAATTTTGAGGAAAAAAACCTTGGTAGTGTTTTGTTTTCTTTAGAAAGCATATCTAGCGCGTTCTTTGATACACGTTTTTTCAGTGTTGCTTATTATATAGGGACTTCTTTTTTGCATGCTTTTCCATGTGATCGTAAATTAACAATATTTACGATTAATTTATTAAACTGGAAGTTGTATTTAAGTGATAAAAGATTAAAAAGTAAAAGCGAAGAACTTATAAATCTTCTTGCTGCTCTTTTTTATAAAAATAAATTTTTGCATGAAAGTGCATATTGTTGGCGTAATCCTATTGAGCAAAATCATATTTCTTTATTAGCAAAATTAATTCTAAATGGGTTAAGAAATTCAGATCAGAAGGGAATAAAATTTAAAGAAATTGATAGAAACAAAATAGGATCAAGACTGTTTTGGAGCGTAAAATCATATAATAACAATGATAATAATAAATTCATGGTAAGTTCTATTCAAAATGGTGATATTAAATTTGATTCAAATGGAAAAAATATAACAGAAAAAAATAAATATATTATTTTATCAGATTTGTACAGAGAGTTAAATACGCCAGAGTCATTGCATGAAATAGGTATGTGTATTTTAAAGGATAAGCTTTTATATTTAAACAATAAACTCATTCTGCCTGATGAAAAATATGAAAGCGCTGCAAATTTCTTTAGAAAATCATTATCTCACTCAATGTCTTCATGTATCCTTGGGTTGCTAATTCAAAATGGTTTAGTTAAAAAAGATTTAAATGGTTTAGAGTTTTTAGAAGAACAACGATATGAAATAGCAGCAGATTTGTTTAGGCAATCAACATCAATACCTCAGTCTTTGTTTAGTCTTGGTCATTTGATTGAAAGGGGTGAAATTAAGAAGGATTTATATAACCAGGACATATCTGATGGACAGCAATATGTAATTGCCGCAGATTTATTTAGGCAGTCAAGATCAGAGTCTATGTCCTTATTTTATCTTGGGTACTTAATTGAAGATGGCAAAGTTGATCAAGATTTAGATAACAATAATATTCCAGAAGGGAAACGAAATGAAATTGCTGCAAGTTTATATAGAAAATCAAAAACAAGCTCTGCATTAAACAGGTTAGCATGTTTAATTTTTTGTAAGAAAACATCTGAAGATTTAGATGGAAATCTAATTATTTCGGATTCTCAACGTAATGAAATTGCACTTAAATTATTTTTGGATTCAGATTCCGGTGATGCTTATTACAATCTTGCTATTGTTAAGCTTCTTTCACCATCAGGCGAATCACTTGAGGTTAAGAAAGAGGCTTTAACATTTTTAATGAAAGCGGCGTTGGAGGGTATTGAAAATGCAGCTTCTTATTATGAAATTTTAAAAAATGAAATAGAAGAAGAACAAAATACTTTTGGTATATCTGATCAATCCGTGTCGGAAATAAAAAAAGAAGATTCTATTTTAGATAATATGAGTGAAAATGAACGTCTACAAAATGAAGAAATAAACTTAGCTAATAATGATAGTGTTGATGATACTTATGAAGTTAATAGTGATTGTGATATTGTTAAATCATCTAATGTTATAGAGAACGCTGACGTAAAAGAAAAAATTGCTTTATCAACAGATGAATCGTCTGAAGAATTAAGTATATTGAAACGAAAGGAACTTAAAGCGCTTAAAAAGAAGCAGCGTGAACAAAAGAAAAAAGATCTAGGTAATAAGTTTAAAAAACTTCTCCGCGGGAAGCTTTCAGAGCAAGAAAAAACTTCTTTTATCTCAAAACAAAAAATGAATATTGGTAACAAAGATATAAAAGTTACGTTCGATAAAAATGCGCAAAAGGAATGGATAGCTCTTGATGTTTTTAAACGAGATAAAGTATCCGAGCTCATCGCAGATATTAAAATAGGTGGAAAACGTGGAAAGCCTGAACAATTGGTAAATTCTGATGCATTTTCTAGACGGATTACAGGTAAACATAGGCTTATTTATCAAATAGAAAACAATGATAATATTAAAATTCTATCTTGCCAAGGACATTATGACGATTAA
- a CDS encoding amidohydrolase family protein has protein sequence MYKGEIIDTHMHLWDLKNNYPWLTTNLPTLEYLGGNYNKLKKNFLGNDYSKLIQQQKITKSVHVEAFGFQGNPILETQWLQKQAELSILTSYIVSAIKFFGHDRCMFGSNFSPDSLFYNFNELVDKFKTILNVFTEEEQHKIFYKNAEKIYNL, from the coding sequence ATGTATAAAGGCGAAATCATCGATACCCATATGCATTTATGGGATTTAAAAAACAACTATCCATGGCTTACAACAAATCTACCTACTCTTGAATATTTGGGTGGTAATTATAATAAGCTGAAAAAAAATTTTCTAGGAAATGATTACTCCAAACTTATACAACAACAAAAAATTACTAAATCAGTACATGTAGAAGCCTTCGGCTTTCAAGGAAATCCTATATTAGAAACCCAGTGGTTACAAAAACAAGCTGAATTGAGTATTCTAACTTCCTATATCGTTTCAGCAATTAAATTCTTTGGTCACGATCGTTGTATGTTTGGTAGCAATTTTTCACCTGATAGTTTGTTTTATAATTTCAATGAATTGGTAGATAAATTTAAAACAATACTTAATGTTTTTACAGAAGAAGAACAACATAAAATATTCTACAAAAATGCAGAGAAAATCTATAATTTGTAA
- the msrA gene encoding peptide-methionine (S)-S-oxide reductase MsrA, whose product MSFDFKKQTDDMETQEAIFAMGCFWCGATAFEDHDTHKKSPGIIDVKSGYTGGTSTNPTYESHTGHLEAVKIVFDPAIMPYEKLLDIFWHNIDPFDDHGQFCDKGFPYKAAIFFKNEEQEEKAKRSIKEVEKKLGKNVVTSIIPASIFYNAEEYHQEYHLKNPVRYKFYRWNCGRDKRLNIIWGP is encoded by the coding sequence ATGAGTTTTGATTTTAAAAAACAAACAGATGATATGGAAACACAAGAAGCAATTTTTGCAATGGGCTGTTTTTGGTGTGGAGCAACTGCTTTTGAGGATCATGATACTCACAAAAAATCGCCTGGCATCATCGATGTAAAATCAGGATATACAGGCGGCACATCAACAAATCCAACATATGAATCGCATACAGGACATCTTGAGGCAGTTAAGATAGTGTTTGATCCTGCTATAATGCCTTATGAAAAATTATTGGATATCTTTTGGCATAATATTGACCCTTTTGATGATCATGGACAATTTTGCGACAAAGGATTTCCTTATAAAGCGGCTATTTTTTTTAAAAATGAAGAACAAGAGGAAAAAGCTAAAAGATCCATAAAAGAAGTTGAAAAAAAATTAGGTAAAAACGTTGTAACGTCAATTATACCTGCGTCCATTTTTTATAACGCCGAAGAATATCATCAAGAATATCACCTAAAAAATCCTGTTCGTTATAAATTTTATCGCTGGAATTGTGGGCGGGATAAAAGGTTGAATATTATTTGGGGGCCTTAA
- a CDS encoding DUF378 domain-containing protein, which translates to MGKFNFLDWLAMIIMIIGALNWGLVGVFNFNIVEYIFGIGAVATKIVYIVVGLAAVYGIAMLFKCFKGC; encoded by the coding sequence ATGGGAAAATTCAATTTTCTTGATTGGCTGGCCATGATTATTATGATTATTGGTGCACTAAACTGGGGCTTGGTTGGTGTGTTCAACTTTAACATAGTTGAATATATATTCGGCATCGGTGCTGTTGCTACCAAAATCGTTTATATCGTTGTAGGATTGGCAGCCGTCTATGGTATTGCAATGCTTTTTAAATGCTTTAAAGGATGTTAA
- a CDS encoding zinc-ribbon domain-containing protein: MILQCPACSTQYRLKQNNISDEGRRVKCAKCQHSWIASQNDLIDDSQQLALDEKIAVGARAVSRSVPKESIPEPHVSKNIYAVPNDEDNAPNLNTSSPEVKLQLHAAPSQSPQDSDVFTRSKPTIVHPREAVPRFAATSDKTKKPLWPVLLIVSLILILFITSLLLMRKSIVKTWEGSARFYELIGLPVPKIGEGLKFENLKTSFDRNPEGGKFMLLEGEIKNTSNDEKVIPSIKVVPYKRDDKILTSAKIKVNAEKLNPGESTSFRTQLPPDTRLNARDELRFYED, translated from the coding sequence ATGATTTTACAATGTCCGGCTTGTAGTACGCAATATAGATTAAAACAAAATAATATCAGCGATGAGGGAAGACGCGTTAAATGCGCGAAGTGCCAGCATTCCTGGATTGCTTCACAAAATGATCTTATTGATGATTCTCAGCAGCTCGCTCTTGATGAAAAGATTGCCGTTGGCGCAAGAGCCGTTTCAAGATCTGTGCCAAAAGAATCAATTCCTGAACCTCACGTTTCAAAAAATATTTATGCTGTTCCAAATGATGAAGATAATGCCCCAAATTTAAACACCTCTTCGCCCGAAGTTAAACTTCAATTGCATGCTGCTCCTTCGCAATCCCCTCAAGATAGTGATGTTTTTACCAGAAGCAAACCAACTATTGTTCATCCAAGAGAGGCTGTACCACGTTTTGCAGCTACAAGTGATAAAACTAAAAAACCACTTTGGCCAGTTCTTTTGATTGTTTCTTTGATTTTGATTCTTTTTATTACAAGTTTATTATTAATGCGCAAATCTATTGTGAAGACCTGGGAGGGGTCAGCGCGTTTTTATGAATTGATAGGCTTGCCTGTACCTAAGATTGGAGAAGGGCTTAAATTTGAAAATCTTAAAACTTCTTTTGATCGCAATCCCGAAGGTGGAAAATTTATGCTTCTTGAAGGAGAGATAAAAAATACTTCAAATGATGAGAAAGTTATTCCTTCAATTAAAGTCGTGCCATATAAAAGAGATGATAAGATTTTAACATCTGCTAAAATCAAGGTAAATGCAGAGAAATTAAATCCAGGCGAATCGACTAGCTTTAGAACACAATTACCCCCAGATACACGCCTTAATGCACGGGATGAGTTGCGTTTTTATGAAGATTAG